One part of the Streptomyces lydicus genome encodes these proteins:
- a CDS encoding TetR/AcrR family transcriptional regulator: MAATDGRARKRPNSVWLADRPPLKRKADQPAGLDLDKIVAATVRLLDAEGLAKFSMRRLAAELGVTAMSVYWYVDTKDDLLELALDSVMGEMRLPDEADADRDWRDHLRGLAHAYRGLLTGHTWVARLLGTYINIGPHSTAFSNASMRVMKSSGLTLEQITGGLSAVFQFVYGFATIEGLFNARCAEAGMPVDEYFQQVMAAVEGLPEFAETLENSTKVMEARGGATVQEMRDRDFAFALDLQIAGIEALRGSADERGPGPR, from the coding sequence ATGGCAGCGACGGACGGCCGCGCCAGGAAGCGGCCGAACAGCGTCTGGCTGGCCGACCGCCCCCCGCTCAAGCGGAAGGCGGACCAGCCGGCCGGACTCGACCTCGACAAGATCGTCGCGGCGACGGTCCGGCTGCTGGACGCCGAGGGCCTGGCGAAGTTCTCCATGCGCCGGCTCGCCGCCGAGCTCGGGGTCACCGCGATGTCCGTCTACTGGTACGTCGACACCAAGGACGACCTGCTGGAACTCGCCCTCGACAGCGTCATGGGCGAGATGCGGCTGCCGGACGAGGCCGACGCGGACCGGGACTGGCGCGACCACCTGCGGGGGCTGGCCCACGCGTACCGCGGCCTGCTGACCGGGCACACCTGGGTGGCCCGCCTGCTGGGCACGTACATCAACATCGGCCCGCACTCCACCGCCTTCTCCAACGCCAGCATGCGGGTGATGAAGTCGAGCGGACTGACGCTGGAGCAGATCACCGGCGGCCTGTCCGCCGTCTTCCAGTTCGTCTACGGCTTCGCCACCATCGAGGGCCTGTTCAACGCCCGGTGCGCGGAGGCGGGAATGCCGGTGGACGAGTACTTCCAGCAGGTGATGGCGGCCGTCGAGGGCCTCCCGGAGTTCGCCGAGACGCTGGAGAACTCCACCAAGGTCATGGAGGCTCGCGGCGGGGCCACCGTGCAGGAGATGCGCGACCGCGACTTCGCCTTCGCCCTCGACCTGCAGATCGCGGGCATCGAGGCACTGCGGGGGAGCGCCGACGAGCGCGGGCCGGGCCCCCGTTAG
- a CDS encoding sensor histidine kinase, with amino-acid sequence MQGKYLPEAPAPRRRWTLRTRLVVSAVGLIAVVGAVIGAVTTIALHSYLQGQLDGELKDSVRRAQAPRPHDPMRGGTTLDFVAMGGQPLGTVGARVGPDGTIDVGAKLSNATRRLPSERLAALTVGQAAALDAVPRDGAPHTTELPGLGDYRVRSATNGALVIGLPLGGVEGTVGRLVVIEACLTVAGLLAAGIAGSTMVGIALRPLRRVAATATRVSELPLHQGEVALHVRVPAAEADARTEVGQVGAALNRMLGHVGSALSARQESEMRVRRFVADASHELRTPLASIRGYAELTRRGREQPGPETRHALGRIESEAERMTGLVEDLLLLARLDAGRPLSYESTDLAPLVVDAVSDARVAGPGHRWRLELPDDPAPVHGDSGRLHQILVNLLANARTHTPEGTTVTARLRATGSGGHHGPGVVQLEVQDDGPGIPADLLPHVFERFARGDASRSRAAGSTGLGLAIVQAVVAAHGGTVGVASVPGRTVFTVTLPTAGPVRAALAPS; translated from the coding sequence GTGCAGGGGAAGTACCTCCCGGAGGCCCCGGCGCCGCGTCGGCGGTGGACGCTGCGGACGCGTCTGGTGGTGTCGGCCGTCGGGCTGATCGCCGTGGTCGGGGCCGTCATCGGGGCGGTGACGACCATCGCGCTGCACTCCTATCTGCAGGGGCAGTTGGACGGCGAGCTGAAGGACTCGGTGAGGCGGGCGCAGGCGCCGCGTCCGCACGATCCGATGCGGGGCGGGACGACGCTCGACTTCGTGGCGATGGGCGGCCAGCCGCTGGGCACCGTGGGCGCGCGGGTCGGACCGGACGGCACGATCGACGTCGGGGCGAAGCTGAGCAACGCGACGAGGCGGCTGCCCAGCGAGCGGCTGGCGGCACTGACCGTCGGGCAGGCCGCGGCCCTGGACGCCGTTCCGCGTGACGGTGCGCCGCACACCACCGAGCTGCCCGGACTCGGCGACTACCGGGTGAGGTCCGCCACGAACGGTGCGCTGGTGATCGGTCTGCCGCTCGGCGGGGTCGAGGGCACGGTCGGCAGGTTGGTGGTCATCGAGGCATGCCTGACCGTCGCCGGGCTGCTCGCGGCCGGCATCGCCGGTTCCACCATGGTGGGGATCGCGCTGCGGCCGCTGCGCCGGGTCGCGGCCACCGCTACCCGGGTGTCCGAACTGCCGCTGCACCAGGGCGAGGTGGCGCTGCACGTACGGGTGCCCGCGGCCGAGGCGGATGCGCGGACCGAGGTAGGGCAGGTCGGCGCGGCGCTGAACCGGATGCTCGGACACGTCGGTTCGGCGCTCTCGGCCCGTCAGGAGAGCGAGATGCGGGTGCGGCGGTTCGTCGCCGACGCCAGCCATGAGTTGCGTACGCCGCTTGCCTCGATCCGGGGGTATGCCGAGCTGACCCGGCGCGGACGGGAGCAGCCGGGGCCGGAGACCCGCCATGCGCTGGGGCGGATCGAGTCGGAGGCGGAGCGGATGACGGGGCTGGTGGAGGATCTGCTGCTGCTCGCCCGGTTGGACGCCGGACGCCCGCTCTCGTACGAGAGCACTGATCTCGCGCCGTTGGTGGTGGACGCGGTGAGCGATGCGCGGGTGGCCGGGCCCGGTCACCGGTGGCGGCTGGAGCTGCCGGACGATCCGGCGCCGGTGCACGGGGACAGCGGGCGGCTGCACCAGATTCTGGTGAACCTGCTGGCCAACGCCCGTACGCACACGCCCGAGGGGACGACGGTCACCGCGCGGCTGCGCGCCACGGGCAGCGGTGGGCACCACGGCCCAGGCGTCGTCCAGTTGGAGGTGCAGGATGACGGGCCCGGTATTCCGGCCGACCTGCTGCCGCATGTCTTCGAGCGCTTCGCGCGCGGTGACGCGTCGCGGTCCCGCGCCGCCGGAAGCACGGGGCTCGGGCTGGCGATCGTGCAGGCGGTGGTGGCCGCGCACGGCGGTACCGTCGGCGTCGCCAGCGTGCCGGGCCGGACGGTCTTCACGGTGACGCTCCCGACGGCCGGACCGGTGAGAGCGGCGCTTGCCCCCTCCTGA
- a CDS encoding ArnT family glycosyltransferase codes for MNPPPTDTPSTSQGGAPASVAAAGPVPQAAAPPSRRPDPRPADPRWARPALLGLLLVTAVLYLWSLSASGYANQFYSAAVQAGSESWKAFFFGSSDAANSITVDKPPAALWPMALSVRLFGLSSWAILVPEALMGVATVGVLYAAVRRRFGAGAGLLAGGALAVTPVAALMFRFNNPDALLCLLMVCAVAAVLRALADGCTKWLLLAGVCFGLGFLTKTLQAWLILPALAVVYACCAPVALRKRFGQLLLAGLAMVVSGGWWVAIVELWPASSRPYIGGSQHNSFLELTFGYNGLGRINGNETGSVGGGGRRGGGGWGETGLTRLFSSDMGGQISWLLPAALILLVVAVVVLWRARRAVAAEQAAQRAEFLVWGGALLMTFTTFSFMSGIFHQYYNIALAPYIAALVGMGATLMWRRAGRLGASVLAVTVAVTAAWSYVLLNRSPEWLPWLRWTVLALGLPAALGLLLSLWTGEPAREQVPAPAQDGAPTAAQQPARSRVAGRRLAVLAAGVGLASSLAGPVAYALDTVNTPKGGSIITAGPAVQGGMGGPGGGRFPGGRMPGRWRGHTNGGTAAGAFPGAPGGGRGSQQGRPQGKGGQAGLPAFPGGPGGGAFGKRAGRMGGMGGLLNGSKVSAEAEALVEKDAADYTWAAAAIGSQNAASYQLATQKPVMSIGGFNGSDPSPTLAQFKKYVADGRIHYFIAGGRDGVGGKERTARAGGFGGFGGRGGPGGGNGGSSKITSWVEKNFTKVTVGSATFYDLTARKG; via the coding sequence ATGAACCCGCCACCGACCGATACGCCCTCCACTTCGCAGGGGGGAGCACCGGCGTCGGTTGCCGCCGCGGGGCCCGTACCGCAGGCAGCCGCCCCGCCGTCCCGCCGGCCCGACCCGCGCCCGGCCGACCCGCGCTGGGCGCGCCCCGCCCTGCTGGGGTTGCTGCTGGTCACGGCCGTGCTCTACCTCTGGAGCCTGTCCGCGTCCGGGTACGCCAACCAGTTCTACTCGGCCGCCGTACAAGCCGGCAGCGAGAGCTGGAAGGCGTTCTTCTTCGGCTCCTCCGACGCGGCGAACTCCATCACCGTTGACAAGCCGCCGGCCGCGCTGTGGCCGATGGCCCTGTCGGTGCGGCTCTTCGGGCTCAGCTCGTGGGCGATCCTGGTGCCCGAGGCGCTGATGGGCGTCGCGACGGTCGGCGTGCTGTACGCGGCCGTGCGGCGCAGGTTCGGCGCGGGCGCCGGGCTGCTCGCGGGCGGCGCGCTGGCGGTGACGCCGGTCGCGGCCCTGATGTTCCGGTTCAACAACCCCGACGCGCTGCTGTGCCTCCTGATGGTCTGCGCCGTCGCCGCCGTGCTGCGCGCGCTGGCGGACGGCTGTACGAAGTGGCTGTTGCTGGCCGGGGTCTGCTTCGGGCTCGGGTTCCTCACCAAGACGCTGCAGGCGTGGCTGATCCTGCCGGCGCTCGCGGTCGTCTACGCGTGCTGTGCGCCGGTCGCGCTGCGCAAGCGGTTCGGCCAGTTGCTGCTCGCCGGGCTGGCGATGGTGGTGTCCGGCGGCTGGTGGGTGGCGATCGTCGAACTGTGGCCGGCGTCCTCGCGCCCGTACATCGGCGGTTCGCAGCACAACAGCTTCCTGGAGCTGACCTTCGGCTACAACGGCCTGGGCCGGATCAACGGCAACGAGACCGGCAGCGTCGGCGGCGGGGGCCGGCGGGGCGGTGGCGGCTGGGGGGAGACCGGCCTCACCCGGCTGTTCTCGTCCGACATGGGCGGGCAGATCTCCTGGCTGCTGCCGGCCGCGCTGATCCTGCTGGTCGTGGCGGTCGTCGTGCTGTGGCGGGCGCGCCGTGCGGTCGCCGCCGAACAGGCCGCTCAGCGGGCCGAGTTCCTGGTCTGGGGCGGCGCGCTGCTGATGACCTTCACGACGTTCAGCTTCATGTCCGGGATCTTCCACCAGTACTACAACATCGCCCTGGCCCCGTACATCGCGGCGCTGGTCGGGATGGGTGCGACGCTGATGTGGCGGCGGGCCGGCCGGCTGGGGGCGAGCGTGCTGGCCGTGACGGTCGCGGTGACCGCCGCCTGGTCGTACGTCCTGCTGAACCGGTCGCCGGAGTGGCTGCCGTGGCTGCGCTGGACGGTACTGGCGCTCGGTCTGCCGGCGGCGCTGGGTCTGCTGCTGTCGCTGTGGACGGGAGAGCCGGCACGGGAGCAGGTACCGGCCCCGGCGCAGGACGGAGCGCCGACCGCGGCGCAGCAGCCCGCCCGGTCCCGCGTGGCCGGCCGCCGGCTCGCCGTGCTCGCGGCCGGCGTCGGGCTGGCGTCGTCGCTGGCCGGACCGGTCGCGTACGCACTCGACACGGTGAACACGCCCAAGGGCGGTTCGATCATCACGGCCGGTCCCGCCGTCCAGGGCGGCATGGGCGGCCCCGGTGGCGGGCGCTTCCCCGGCGGGCGGATGCCGGGGAGGTGGCGCGGCCACACCAACGGCGGTACGGCGGCCGGCGCCTTCCCCGGCGCACCCGGCGGCGGCCGGGGCTCCCAACAGGGTCGGCCGCAGGGCAAGGGCGGCCAGGCCGGTCTGCCCGCGTTCCCCGGCGGCCCGGGCGGTGGCGCCTTCGGCAAGCGCGCCGGCCGGATGGGCGGCATGGGCGGCCTGCTCAACGGCAGCAAGGTGAGCGCCGAGGCCGAGGCGCTGGTGGAGAAGGACGCGGCGGACTACACCTGGGCCGCGGCGGCCATCGGTTCCCAGAACGCGGCGAGTTACCAACTCGCCACCCAGAAGCCGGTGATGTCGATCGGCGGCTTCAACGGAAGCGACCCGTCACCGACCCTCGCCCAGTTCAAGAAGTACGTCGCGGACGGCAGGATCCACTACTTCATCGCCGGCGGCAGGGACGGCGTCGGTGGCAAGGAACGCACCGCCCGGGCGGGTGGCTTCGGTGGCTTCGGCGGCCGTGGCGGCCCCGGTGGCGGCAACGGCGGCTCGTCGAAGATCACCTCCTGGGTGGAGAAGAACTTCACGAAGGTCACCGTCGGCAGCGCCACCTTCTACGACCTGACGGCACGCAAGGGCTGA
- a CDS encoding MFS transporter codes for MPAVASEATTPLQSTGRHAARWLILAVICVAQLTVILDNTVLNVAIPSLTENLGATTADVQWMINAYSLVQSGLLLTAGNSADRYGRKKMLAVGLVLFGLASLGAALAQSPGQLIAARAGMGVGGALLVTTTLAVVMQIFDDAERPRAIGIWSSVNSLGFAAGPLIGGSLLDHFWWGSLFLVNLPVAVIALAAVVVLVPESSGRGSARPGADPAGATPVDLPGALLSMIGMVGVVFAIISGPQAGWLSGRVLISAAIGIVGLAVFALWELHVPHPMLDMRFFRNRRFIGAVSGGILVAFGMGGSMFLLTQHLQLVLGYGPLDAGLRMAPLAVTVILINFTGLSARLAPRLGTPGMIVSGMSLLAAGLAAIALLGDRSYGGMLTGLIVMGVGVALAMPTMANAIMSAIPPAQAGVGAGVNGTLMEFGQGLGVAVLGAVLNSRFAALLPLVAAGAGSLPAALARTRTDGERAAVHDAFATGIGTSQLVGAAAVLVGGLLAAVLLRRAERAGRDQQPVPGTPPGPEPATATAE; via the coding sequence ATGCCCGCCGTGGCCTCCGAAGCCACCACGCCCCTTCAGTCGACGGGCCGCCATGCCGCCCGCTGGCTGATCCTGGCCGTCATCTGCGTCGCGCAGCTCACGGTCATCCTCGACAACACCGTCCTCAACGTCGCCATCCCCTCCCTCACCGAGAACCTGGGCGCGACCACCGCCGACGTCCAGTGGATGATCAACGCCTACTCGCTGGTCCAGTCCGGTCTGCTGCTCACCGCGGGCAACTCCGCCGACCGCTACGGCCGCAAGAAGATGCTCGCCGTCGGCCTGGTGCTCTTCGGCCTCGCCTCGCTCGGCGCGGCGCTCGCCCAGTCACCCGGTCAGCTGATCGCCGCCCGGGCCGGTATGGGCGTCGGCGGCGCCCTGCTGGTGACCACCACGCTCGCCGTCGTCATGCAGATCTTCGACGACGCGGAGCGCCCCAGGGCCATCGGCATCTGGAGCTCGGTCAACTCGCTGGGCTTTGCCGCCGGCCCGCTGATCGGCGGCTCGCTGCTCGACCACTTCTGGTGGGGCTCGTTGTTCCTGGTCAATCTGCCGGTCGCCGTCATAGCGCTGGCGGCCGTCGTCGTCCTCGTCCCGGAGTCCAGCGGCCGCGGGAGTGCCCGGCCCGGTGCGGACCCGGCCGGCGCGACCCCCGTCGACCTGCCCGGCGCGCTGCTGTCCATGATCGGCATGGTCGGGGTGGTCTTCGCGATCATCTCCGGGCCGCAGGCCGGCTGGCTGTCCGGCCGGGTGCTGATCTCCGCCGCCATCGGGATCGTCGGTCTCGCCGTCTTCGCCCTGTGGGAGCTGCACGTCCCGCACCCCATGCTCGACATGCGCTTCTTCCGCAACCGCCGCTTCATCGGCGCGGTCTCCGGCGGCATCCTCGTCGCCTTCGGCATGGGCGGCTCGATGTTCCTGCTCACCCAGCACCTCCAACTGGTGCTCGGGTACGGGCCGTTGGACGCCGGCCTGCGGATGGCGCCGCTCGCCGTCACCGTCATCCTGATCAACTTCACCGGCCTGAGCGCCCGTCTGGCGCCCCGGCTCGGCACTCCCGGAATGATCGTTTCCGGCATGTCGCTGCTCGCCGCCGGCCTCGCCGCCATCGCGCTGCTCGGCGACCGCAGCTACGGCGGCATGCTGACCGGCCTGATCGTGATGGGCGTCGGCGTCGCGCTCGCCATGCCGACGATGGCCAACGCCATCATGTCCGCGATCCCGCCGGCCCAGGCCGGGGTGGGCGCGGGCGTCAACGGCACGCTGATGGAGTTCGGCCAGGGACTGGGCGTCGCCGTGCTCGGCGCGGTCCTCAACTCCCGTTTCGCGGCGCTGCTCCCGCTGGTCGCGGCGGGCGCCGGCTCGCTGCCCGCCGCGCTCGCCCGGACCCGTACGGACGGGGAACGGGCCGCCGTGCACGACGCCTTCGCCACCGGCATCGGCACCAGCCAACTGGTCGGCGCGGCCGCGGTCCTGGTCGGCGGACTGCTCGCCGCCGTACTCCTGCGGCGCGCCGAACGCGCCGGCCGGGACCAGCAGCCGGTGCCGGGGACGCCGCCGGGCCCGGAACCGGCCACCGCCACGGCGGAATAG
- a CDS encoding glycosyltransferase yields MTTTQPPRTPLGSLPPREHLRLGQIATVLDVVIPVHNEETDLEPCVRRLHEHLARTFPYGFRITIADNASTDRTPEVAARLDDAIDEVTAVRLEEKGRGRALRTVWSLSEAPVLAYMDVDLSTDLNALLPLVAPLISGHSDLAIGSRLSRSARVVRGPKREFISRTYNLILRGSLAARFTDAQCGFKAIRGDVAERLLPMVEDTGWFFDTELLVLAERAGLRIHEVPVDWVDDPRSTVHLVRTATDDLKGVWRVGRALATGALPLDRLARPFGDDPRDRELSGVPGGLARQLVGFCVVGALSTLLYLGLYSLFRLGVGSQLANAAALLLSALGNTAANRRLTFGVRGRDRAVRHQAQGLVVFAIGLVLTSGSLAALNAASGDPSHGTELAVLVAANLAATVLRFLLFRAWVFPDDAAAPADTPGSLGTPGTPGIPGIPGTPGSPDTPGSLGTPGTPGIPGTPGTPGAPGATAAAALPSDVPGTPPTPASGMPATPAPGSPTFSRSDR; encoded by the coding sequence ATGACGACGACACAGCCGCCCCGCACGCCACTGGGCTCTCTACCGCCACGCGAGCATCTGCGTCTCGGTCAGATCGCCACGGTTCTCGATGTGGTCATCCCCGTCCACAACGAGGAGACCGACCTCGAACCGTGCGTCCGGCGCCTGCACGAGCACCTGGCCCGGACCTTCCCCTACGGGTTCCGGATCACCATCGCCGACAACGCGAGCACGGACCGTACGCCGGAGGTCGCCGCCCGGCTCGACGACGCGATCGACGAGGTCACGGCCGTACGGCTGGAGGAGAAGGGGCGGGGGCGGGCGCTGCGGACGGTGTGGTCGCTGTCCGAGGCGCCGGTGCTGGCCTATATGGACGTCGATCTGTCCACCGACCTCAACGCGCTCCTGCCGCTGGTCGCGCCGCTGATCTCCGGGCACTCGGACCTGGCGATCGGCTCCCGGCTCAGCCGCAGCGCGCGGGTGGTCCGCGGCCCGAAGCGGGAGTTCATCTCGCGCACGTACAACCTGATCCTGCGCGGTTCGCTCGCCGCCCGCTTCACCGATGCGCAGTGCGGTTTCAAGGCCATACGGGGGGATGTCGCCGAGCGGCTGCTGCCGATGGTGGAGGACACCGGCTGGTTCTTCGACACCGAGCTGCTGGTGCTCGCCGAGCGGGCCGGGCTGCGGATCCACGAGGTGCCGGTGGACTGGGTCGACGACCCCCGCAGCACCGTGCACCTCGTGCGGACGGCCACCGACGACCTCAAGGGCGTGTGGCGGGTGGGGCGGGCGCTGGCGACCGGGGCGCTGCCGCTGGACCGGCTGGCCCGGCCGTTCGGGGACGATCCGCGCGACCGTGAGTTGTCCGGGGTGCCGGGCGGACTGGCCCGCCAACTGGTGGGCTTCTGTGTCGTCGGGGCGCTCAGCACCCTGCTCTACCTCGGCCTGTACTCCCTCTTCCGGCTCGGCGTGGGCTCCCAACTGGCCAATGCTGCGGCGCTGTTGCTGTCCGCACTCGGCAACACTGCCGCCAACCGGCGGCTGACCTTCGGGGTGCGGGGTCGCGACCGCGCGGTCCGCCATCAGGCGCAGGGGCTGGTGGTCTTCGCCATCGGTCTGGTGTTGACCAGCGGCTCGCTCGCCGCGCTCAACGCCGCCAGCGGCGACCCGTCGCACGGCACCGAACTCGCCGTGCTGGTCGCCGCCAACCTCGCGGCGACCGTCCTGCGGTTCCTGCTCTTCCGCGCCTGGGTGTTCCCCGACGACGCAGCGGCGCCGGCCGACACCCCGGGCTCACTCGGCACGCCCGGCACCCCCGGCATCCCCGGCATCCCCGGCACCCCCGGCTCACCCGACACCCCGGGCTCACTCGGCACGCCCGGCACCCCCGGCATCCCCGGCACCCCCGGCACCCCGGGCGCACCCGGCGCGACCGCCGCCGCAGCCCTCCCGTCCGACGTCCCCGGCACGCCCCCGACCCCCGCGTCCGGGATGCCCGCCACCCCCGCACCCGGCTCGCCCACCTTCTCCAGGAGTGATCGATGA